The proteins below come from a single Methanolobus chelungpuianus genomic window:
- a CDS encoding Fe-S-containing protein yields the protein MRSKTIVMILSVLVLAAFALGCTGNDSLKGSARPVEAVWINPAVKADVVSIPIEAVDKNTNVHFKVNTGASEVAVMAYRLGDELFIRSSVCPPCGSMGFALEGNILVCDACATRFDASTGMGVGGACIAYPKESIPYTVLDGNLTMSLSDIMTAYQETLEPN from the coding sequence ATGAGATCAAAAACAATAGTTATGATTTTGTCAGTGCTGGTATTGGCCGCATTTGCACTTGGATGCACCGGGAACGATTCACTGAAAGGCTCTGCAAGGCCCGTGGAAGCTGTATGGATAAATCCGGCCGTGAAGGCGGATGTAGTTTCCATACCCATTGAGGCAGTAGATAAGAACACCAATGTTCACTTTAAAGTAAATACAGGCGCCAGCGAAGTTGCAGTAATGGCTTACAGGCTGGGCGATGAACTATTTATCAGGTCCAGTGTTTGCCCACCCTGCGGTTCCATGGGATTTGCACTCGAAGGGAACATACTCGTATGCGATGCTTGTGCCACCAGGTTTGATGCCTCCACAGGCATGGGCGTAGGAGGTGCCTGTATAGCATATCCCAAGGAGAGCATTCCCTATACAGTCTTGGACGGAAATCTCACAATGAGCCTCAGTGACATCATGACTGCATATCAGGAAACCTTAGAACCGAACTAA
- a CDS encoding serine--tRNA ligase — protein MEVKKRDTCCPQDEVRGGSSTELKFRLECAIRTSADATPAKDAIAELIDESNRTIFTKGAPEGQGAKVVDWSVEGERVNLTLESGRHVRVHDAVMRLKKPLGAKLGKDFRIGIRGTDVSSFTIEMPSEKPLAEVKIPYVRSVTYDAGILRLDLDVDDSAMSNRVPDRILSLMEEKIEQQSYGGKAEHWHVLWQSEKKEHKFSEDPTQAMVDAGWIKRGASRGQWIHGPQSTRMFRAFEKIVFEELLEPLGYREMIFPKLVPWEVWQKSGHAKGVYPEIYYVCPPKTRDPKFWEEVIDHYKVTLEVPTSLIKEKIGDPIGGMCYAQCPPFWTYLQGETIPTDEFPIKVFDRSGTSHRYESGGIHGMERVDEFHRIEIVWVGTKDQVIRVASELHDRYMHIFNEILELEWRKAWVTPWFMAQEGLTGVAKQSEAGTTDYEAPLPYRGPDGEWLEFQNVSVNGNKYPAGFNVKCQSGEELWSGCSGVGLERWASAFFAQKGLDPANWPEEFRKRVGEVPKGIRFL, from the coding sequence ATGGAAGTTAAAAAGAGAGATACCTGCTGCCCGCAGGATGAGGTCAGAGGCGGCAGTTCAACAGAATTGAAGTTCAGGCTGGAATGTGCCATAAGGACCAGCGCCGATGCGACACCGGCAAAGGATGCCATTGCGGAGCTGATCGATGAATCCAACAGGACGATATTCACAAAGGGTGCCCCGGAGGGACAGGGGGCAAAGGTCGTGGACTGGAGCGTTGAAGGAGAAAGGGTCAATCTCACACTTGAGTCCGGAAGGCATGTGAGGGTGCACGATGCGGTGATGCGCCTGAAAAAGCCTCTCGGCGCAAAACTGGGAAAGGATTTCCGCATAGGGATACGCGGCACCGATGTAAGTTCATTCACAATAGAAATGCCTTCGGAGAAGCCGCTTGCCGAAGTGAAGATCCCCTATGTGAGGTCCGTTACTTATGATGCAGGTATCCTCCGGCTGGATCTTGATGTGGATGATTCTGCCATGTCAAACCGCGTTCCCGACAGGATACTGTCCCTGATGGAAGAAAAGATAGAGCAGCAGTCCTACGGCGGGAAGGCCGAGCACTGGCACGTGCTCTGGCAGAGCGAAAAGAAGGAGCACAAGTTCTCGGAAGACCCGACACAGGCAATGGTGGATGCCGGCTGGATAAAGAGAGGAGCCAGCAGGGGTCAGTGGATACACGGTCCGCAGTCCACCAGGATGTTCAGGGCGTTTGAAAAAATAGTGTTCGAGGAACTGCTCGAGCCTCTGGGATACAGAGAGATGATCTTCCCAAAGCTGGTTCCATGGGAAGTCTGGCAGAAATCAGGACATGCAAAGGGAGTCTATCCCGAGATATACTACGTATGCCCTCCAAAGACCCGTGACCCGAAGTTCTGGGAAGAGGTCATTGACCATTATAAAGTGACCCTTGAGGTCCCCACCTCCCTTATCAAGGAGAAGATCGGCGATCCTATCGGCGGCATGTGCTATGCCCAGTGCCCCCCCTTCTGGACCTACCTGCAGGGTGAGACCATACCCACCGACGAGTTCCCCATCAAGGTCTTTGACAGGTCGGGCACATCCCACAGGTACGAGAGCGGTGGTATCCATGGCATGGAGCGCGTGGATGAGTTCCACAGGATAGAGATCGTCTGGGTCGGGACCAAAGACCAGGTGATCAGGGTTGCCAGCGAGTTGCACGACAGGTACATGCACATCTTCAACGAGATCCTTGAGCTGGAATGGAGGAAAGCCTGGGTGACACCCTGGTTCATGGCACAGGAAGGACTTACAGGAGTTGCCAAGCAGTCCGAAGCAGGCACTACCGACTACGAGGCACCCCTCCCCTACCGCGGCCCGGACGGCGAATGGCTCGAGTTCCAGAACGTCAGTGTTAACGGTAACAAGTACCCTGCCGGATTCAACGTGAAATGCCAGAGCGGCGAGGAACTCTGGTCAGGCTGCTCCGGTGTCGGGCTTGAGAGATGGGCATCGGCGTTCTTTGCCCAGAAGGGACTGGACCCCGCCAACTGGCCGGAGGAGTTCAGGAAAAGAGTGGGAGAGGTGCCCAAAGGGATCAGGTTCCTCTGA
- a CDS encoding NADP-dependent oxidoreductase, with amino-acid sequence MKAAQINEFGTDSVVINHNVNTPEIESGKVLVKVHAAGVNPFDWKVREGYVPSAKNHGFPMTLGGDFAGTVLDVGEGVSLYRKGDHIYGSGIILSGGSGAFAEYVLASEKLTALKPEKASYPEAAALPLTGVSAYDVVFNKMQLQEGQKILIHGGSGGIGSMAIQMAKHLGAYVAATARKDKSDYLRNLGADEVVDYKDEIFEDRLKDYDAVFDTVGGDTYKRSFKVLKNGGIIVSMLEQPDQELMSKYQVSAVGQSTKINSHSLQKLAGLFDDGVITVTIDRIFPLDEAGQALEYQRAGNVKGKVVIAVLQEE; translated from the coding sequence ATGAAAGCCGCACAGATCAATGAATTCGGAACGGATAGTGTAGTTATAAACCACAATGTTAATACTCCTGAGATCGAGTCGGGGAAAGTCCTTGTAAAGGTCCATGCCGCAGGAGTGAACCCATTTGACTGGAAGGTACGTGAGGGTTACGTTCCCTCAGCAAAAAATCATGGGTTCCCGATGACCCTGGGAGGGGATTTCGCCGGTACTGTGTTGGATGTCGGGGAAGGTGTAAGCCTGTACAGGAAAGGCGACCACATATATGGCAGCGGGATTATCCTGTCAGGGGGTTCGGGGGCTTTTGCGGAGTATGTACTGGCGTCTGAGAAGCTGACAGCCCTGAAGCCGGAAAAGGCAAGTTATCCGGAAGCTGCTGCACTGCCTCTTACAGGTGTCAGCGCTTATGATGTCGTCTTCAATAAGATGCAACTGCAGGAGGGACAGAAGATACTCATACACGGAGGCTCGGGCGGAATCGGTTCGATGGCCATCCAGATGGCAAAACATCTGGGAGCCTATGTGGCAGCAACAGCGCGGAAGGATAAAAGTGACTATCTAAGAAACCTTGGGGCAGATGAGGTCGTCGACTACAAGGATGAGATATTTGAGGACCGACTGAAGGATTACGATGCAGTTTTCGATACAGTGGGAGGGGATACTTACAAAAGGTCCTTCAAGGTGCTTAAAAATGGAGGCATCATCGTTTCCATGCTTGAACAGCCCGACCAGGAACTGATGAGTAAATATCAGGTGAGTGCAGTGGGGCAATCGACAAAAATAAACAGCCACAGCCTGCAGAAACTGGCAGGGCTCTTTGACGACGGAGTGATCACAGTCACTATTGACAGGATCTTCCCGCTGGATGAAGCAGGACAGGCTCTGGAGTACCAGCGTGCAGGAAACGTGAAGGGGAAAGTCGTGATTGCAGTATTACAGGAAGAGTGA
- a CDS encoding single-stranded-DNA-specific exonuclease RecJ, which produces MARQAAAVIEDHDHVRVISHNDADGLTSASIICQALLRKGIRFHATIVPRLDSSVADMVMASAEERDLVLFCDMGSGQSGILSAIKNPMVILDHHVPVGDSPAKVVVNPHLVGIDGAMHISASGTTYLVAKALDPANVDLAGMAIAGAVGDKQLMDTVNGTILKEAVDAGVVTVRKGLKVGDGNIADVLEYTPEPYLDITGDRQRIDEFLSILGLRGETSRLSEEQLKKLTSAVALKLAKRSTSEAIDASIGDVYYLNKELVKNVYDLVSIFNTCGRMEKAGIAISIGMRDKTHLEEAMKMSVGYQREIVGNIKAASDMLRMGQSIGYLITKDMESTGMVASTMVRYINPDMPFVAVNQVDDIVKVSARGTRALVSKGLDLAFALREAAKAVGGEGGGHNIASGASIPPGTEEQFISKVDEIVGQQLGKK; this is translated from the coding sequence ATGGCCCGACAGGCAGCTGCAGTGATCGAGGACCACGATCATGTGCGGGTCATTTCCCATAATGATGCGGACGGACTCACATCTGCATCGATCATATGCCAGGCCCTGTTGAGAAAGGGTATCCGATTCCATGCCACCATTGTTCCGAGACTGGACAGCTCTGTGGCAGATATGGTAATGGCAAGTGCAGAAGAAAGGGACCTCGTCCTGTTCTGCGATATGGGTAGCGGGCAGTCCGGCATACTTTCAGCAATAAAGAACCCTATGGTAATACTCGACCATCACGTTCCGGTGGGAGACTCACCTGCAAAGGTGGTAGTTAACCCGCACCTTGTGGGTATCGATGGTGCAATGCACATCTCTGCATCGGGAACGACCTATCTGGTGGCAAAGGCACTGGACCCGGCAAATGTGGACCTTGCGGGAATGGCCATTGCAGGAGCTGTGGGAGATAAGCAGCTCATGGACACTGTCAACGGCACCATCCTTAAGGAAGCAGTCGATGCCGGCGTGGTGACAGTCAGGAAGGGGCTGAAAGTGGGAGACGGAAACATTGCAGATGTGCTTGAGTACACACCCGAGCCCTACCTGGATATAACGGGAGACCGGCAAAGAATTGATGAATTCCTCAGCATCCTCGGCCTGCGTGGAGAGACCAGCAGGCTTTCGGAAGAGCAGCTCAAGAAGCTCACATCGGCCGTCGCCCTAAAACTGGCGAAAAGATCAACATCCGAAGCCATAGATGCTTCCATCGGAGATGTCTATTACCTGAACAAGGAGCTTGTGAAGAATGTCTACGACCTCGTTTCTATCTTCAATACATGCGGCAGGATGGAAAAAGCAGGGATTGCCATCTCTATAGGCATGAGGGATAAAACGCACCTTGAAGAGGCCATGAAGATGTCCGTCGGATACCAGCGTGAGATAGTCGGGAACATCAAAGCTGCCAGCGATATGCTCCGCATGGGACAAAGCATCGGTTACCTGATAACAAAGGACATGGAATCCACGGGAATGGTTGCAAGCACCATGGTCAGATATATCAATCCCGATATGCCCTTTGTGGCTGTGAACCAGGTGGATGACATTGTTAAGGTGTCTGCCAGGGGCACAAGGGCGCTGGTTTCAAAGGGCCTGGACCTTGCATTTGCCCTCAGGGAGGCCGCAAAGGCTGTTGGCGGAGAGGGAGGAGGACACAACATAGCATCGGGAGCCTCCATACCCCCGGGAACTGAAGAGCAGTTCATCAGTAAAGTGGATGAGATAGTGGGCCAGCAGCTCGGGAAAAAGTAA
- the glmU gene encoding bifunctional sugar-1-phosphate nucleotidylyltransferase/acetyltransferase has product MKAVILAAGEGTRMRPLTAARPKVMLPIANKPMMEHSVDAAIQAGIRDFVIITGYREDSIKDYFGDGSGKGISIDYVHQDSQLGTANAIGYAKGHVDGRFVVLNGDMLISPEHIRHLISTDKDAVITVKEVDDPSHFGVIETDGDRVIRIIEKAQHPPSKLANAGIYLFTEAVFDFIAKTQLSPRGELEITDSLQMMIDAGCNVGYAVLDSDWIDIGRPWDLLDANRVLLENMKGMCEGTVEPYATLHGEVTVGRGTIIRNGSYIIGPVVIGDDCDIGPNCFIRASTAIGNNVHIGNAVEVKNSIIMDGTKIGHLSYLGDSVIGLKCNFGAGTKVANLRHDGKNIKCSVKGKVVDTGRRKLGVIMGDDVHTGINTSINVGMMMEAGSYSHPGEVITPGRKTN; this is encoded by the coding sequence ATGAAGGCAGTGATCCTTGCTGCGGGCGAAGGCACAAGGATGCGCCCGCTCACGGCAGCCCGACCCAAGGTGATGCTTCCCATAGCCAACAAGCCCATGATGGAACATTCCGTGGATGCCGCCATACAAGCCGGAATAAGGGACTTTGTGATCATCACAGGCTATCGCGAGGATTCCATAAAGGACTATTTCGGGGACGGCAGCGGGAAAGGAATAAGTATTGACTACGTGCACCAGGACTCACAGCTTGGGACTGCCAATGCCATAGGATATGCCAAAGGACATGTTGACGGCAGGTTTGTGGTACTCAACGGGGACATGCTGATAAGTCCCGAACACATCAGGCACCTGATATCCACAGATAAGGATGCCGTGATCACAGTCAAGGAAGTTGACGATCCTTCCCACTTCGGAGTGATAGAGACTGATGGCGACAGGGTTATAAGGATCATCGAGAAGGCCCAGCACCCGCCAAGTAAGCTTGCCAACGCAGGCATATACCTATTTACGGAAGCCGTTTTTGACTTCATAGCAAAGACGCAGCTATCCCCCAGGGGGGAACTTGAGATCACGGACTCACTGCAGATGATGATAGATGCCGGCTGTAATGTCGGATACGCGGTGCTGGATTCCGACTGGATAGATATCGGCAGGCCCTGGGACCTGCTTGATGCCAACAGGGTCCTGCTGGAGAATATGAAAGGCATGTGCGAGGGCACCGTGGAACCCTACGCCACCCTGCACGGAGAGGTCACTGTGGGCAGGGGGACTATAATCCGTAACGGGTCCTACATCATCGGCCCGGTGGTCATCGGCGATGACTGCGACATCGGGCCCAACTGCTTCATCAGGGCATCCACTGCGATCGGCAATAATGTTCACATAGGTAATGCGGTGGAGGTCAAGAACAGCATCATCATGGATGGTACCAAGATCGGGCACCTTTCTTATCTTGGGGACAGCGTGATCGGTCTCAAGTGTAATTTCGGTGCCGGCACCAAGGTGGCCAACCTGAGGCATGACGGGAAGAACATTAAATGCTCTGTGAAGGGCAAGGTCGTGGATACCGGCAGGAGGAAGCTCGGGGTCATCATGGGCGACGATGTGCACACCGGCATCAACACCAGCATCAATGTTGGTATGATGATGGAAGCAGGCAGCTACAGCCATCCGGGGGAAGTCATCACTCCCGGAAGAAAAACTAATTAA
- a CDS encoding ABC transporter permease — translation MHLHSLVLKDISRRKTKLLVAVLGVVVASAAMVAVVTTFSAATDSLYEESNNFGANIIVRPEVKTIPLVAGSTSMGSLFTGENYIEESDIPRIHTIMDSSKLSAVAPRLYGVAELGDSSVVIMGVDPDEERKLKSWWKVQGSWISSENTGPTEVMVGSDIATPLGLTEGSLITLRNGNISMDARVAGVIESTGSNEDAYVILPLAASQYLLDREGKVSSLEVRALCNECPVEEISMQIEDKFPGLEARSMSQIVRNELAIVEHTRSSAMAVSIITLLVSTLTVASTMLASVNEKLKEIGIMRAVGASDVQVVSMLFFEGAIIGAVGGVIGFAAGTVASTIAAPLLVQVTPSPMWSILLPVTGMCVFTGMLASILPAKRALGVDPAEVLRSV, via the coding sequence ATGCATTTACACTCTTTGGTCCTGAAAGATATATCCCGCAGAAAAACAAAACTCCTTGTTGCTGTACTCGGTGTGGTGGTGGCCTCTGCGGCAATGGTCGCGGTAGTGACAACTTTTTCAGCAGCTACCGACAGCCTTTACGAAGAATCCAACAACTTCGGTGCAAACATCATTGTAAGGCCGGAGGTCAAGACCATTCCACTGGTGGCGGGCTCCACTTCCATGGGTTCCCTGTTCACAGGCGAGAACTACATCGAGGAATCGGATATTCCCCGGATACACACCATAATGGACAGTTCCAAATTGTCCGCTGTGGCGCCGAGATTATACGGGGTCGCAGAACTTGGAGATTCGTCAGTCGTTATAATGGGCGTGGATCCGGACGAGGAAAGGAAGCTCAAGTCATGGTGGAAAGTGCAGGGCAGCTGGATATCCTCTGAAAACACCGGTCCGACCGAAGTGATGGTCGGTTCTGATATAGCCACACCGCTCGGACTTACCGAAGGCTCCCTCATCACTCTCCGCAATGGTAATATCTCCATGGATGCCCGGGTCGCAGGTGTGATAGAAAGCACAGGCAGCAATGAAGATGCGTATGTGATACTCCCGCTTGCAGCTTCCCAGTATCTGCTCGACAGGGAGGGGAAAGTAAGCAGCCTTGAGGTCAGGGCATTGTGCAACGAATGCCCGGTTGAGGAGATCAGCATGCAGATCGAGGATAAGTTCCCCGGCCTGGAAGCCAGGTCCATGAGCCAGATAGTCCGCAACGAGCTGGCAATTGTGGAACACACCCGGTCTTCTGCGATGGCAGTCTCGATCATCACTCTGCTTGTGAGTACACTGACCGTGGCTTCCACCATGCTTGCCTCAGTGAACGAGAAGCTCAAGGAGATAGGGATTATGCGTGCGGTTGGTGCCAGTGATGTGCAGGTCGTATCCATGCTGTTCTTTGAAGGCGCTATCATAGGGGCTGTGGGAGGCGTTATCGGGTTTGCTGCAGGAACAGTCGCTTCCACTATTGCCGCTCCCCTGCTGGTACAGGTGACCCCCTCTCCAATGTGGTCGATCCTGCTTCCTGTGACAGGCATGTGTGTCTTTACAGGCATGCTGGCGTCCATACTTCCTGCTAAGAGGGCTCTTGGTGTTGATCCGGCGGAGGTGCTGAGAAGTGTCTGA
- a CDS encoding ABC transporter ATP-binding protein, giving the protein MSDDNMIRILKAGKRYRIGSGELEVLRDVSLEVKKGEFVSVMGQSGSGKTTLMNLIGMLDSPSGGSISIDGADITGKSQKELVALRRRTVGFVFQQFHLIPSLTAYENVALPLIFAGEKDDGSVAAALERVGLSHRREHKPAELSGGEQQRVAIARAIVMRPKILLADEPTGALDAATGSMIISLLRSLAGEMTVIMVTHNSELAKLSDRIVNLKDGNIEEEK; this is encoded by the coding sequence GTGTCTGATGATAATATGATACGCATCCTGAAAGCAGGCAAAAGATACCGCATAGGAAGCGGTGAGCTTGAAGTGCTGCGTGATGTCAGCCTGGAAGTGAAAAAAGGTGAGTTCGTATCCGTTATGGGACAGTCGGGCTCGGGTAAGACCACCCTGATGAACCTTATCGGCATGCTTGACAGTCCCAGCGGGGGAAGCATATCCATCGACGGCGCCGATATCACAGGCAAGTCCCAGAAAGAGCTGGTTGCACTGAGGCGCAGGACTGTTGGTTTCGTTTTCCAGCAGTTCCATCTTATACCCTCGCTCACGGCCTACGAGAATGTAGCCCTGCCTCTGATCTTTGCAGGGGAGAAGGATGACGGATCTGTGGCCGCTGCTCTGGAGAGGGTCGGACTGTCCCATCGGAGGGAGCATAAGCCTGCGGAGCTGAGTGGAGGAGAACAGCAAAGGGTCGCCATTGCACGTGCGATCGTCATGAGGCCGAAGATATTGCTGGCCGACGAACCCACAGGGGCGCTGGATGCAGCTACAGGCTCGATGATTATCTCCCTGTTAAGGTCGCTGGCAGGAGAAATGACTGTGATCATGGTCACTCACAACAGTGAACTTGCTAAGCTGTCCGATCGCATCGTGAATTTGAAGGACGGGAATATCGAGGAGGAGAAATGA
- a CDS encoding KEOPS complex subunit Pcc1: MKIRTTIEFIDEDASRITEKIARSLAPDNLTSMHTEVCRGSAKIHISTEKITSLIATLDDLLMNAKVAEEVLQEAKRCEKGKRDQWE, encoded by the coding sequence ATGAAGATACGGACCACCATTGAATTCATTGATGAGGATGCATCCAGGATAACTGAGAAGATTGCAAGGTCACTGGCTCCGGATAATCTCACCAGCATGCATACTGAAGTGTGCAGGGGAAGTGCAAAGATACATATCTCCACGGAAAAGATCACCTCACTCATAGCAACCCTCGATGACCTGCTCATGAATGCAAAGGTCGCGGAAGAAGTACTTCAGGAAGCTAAAAGGTGTGAAAAAGGAAAACGTGATCAATGGGAGTAG
- a CDS encoding BlaI/MecI/CopY family transcriptional regulator, with translation MVKLDRINLSNEGLTKFFSPIEAQIMTVLWENGECTTPDITERTGIPLSSVAGTLDRLVKAGYAKRTVDRSGQRVRYLYSASESMDSTANSITRKVLDSLVDTFGKVAIENFHTYNKK, from the coding sequence ATGGTTAAACTTGACCGGATAAACCTTTCAAATGAAGGCCTTACCAAGTTCTTCAGTCCCATCGAGGCCCAGATAATGACAGTCCTCTGGGAGAACGGTGAGTGCACCACGCCCGATATCACTGAAAGGACGGGTATCCCCCTATCCAGCGTTGCAGGGACGCTTGACAGGCTTGTAAAGGCCGGCTATGCAAAAAGGACAGTGGACAGGAGCGGACAGCGGGTAAGATATCTGTATTCCGCAAGCGAGTCCATGGACAGCACGGCAAATTCCATCACCCGCAAGGTGCTGGATAGCCTTGTGGACACTTTCGGCAAGGTAGCCATAGAGAACTTCCATACCTATAACAAGAAATAA
- the glmM gene encoding phosphoglucosamine mutase codes for MKLFGSSGIRGVTNKDITVDLALKVGMALGRSKKSAVIGRDPRVAGEMIEHAVISGLASSGCRVVRVGLVTTPTLAYAARDYDCGVMITASHNPAEYVGIKLWNPDGMAFDSKQQEDIESIVEEEDFVKVRWDQAGVITSYSNAVRDHMDMILKNVGRVSMKVILDCGCGAGGTITPFLLREMGCEVITLNSQLDGHFPARNPEPNEKNLELLRKAVVEFGARLGIAHDGDADRMMAVDEKGNFVSGDELLAIFGHYECKGGTKVCVPVDTSLIVDDALEGSEIVRTRVGDVYVAEEMKKHITEFGGEPSGSWIFPRISYCPDGIYAAARLVEIVQETKLSQLREALPQYPTLRGTIPCADCDKEKVMEAVRSKLQPMGTVSDIDGIRVEMDNGWVLVRPSGTEPKVRVTAQARDNVEKLYALAEGIVKESLK; via the coding sequence ATGAAACTATTCGGTTCTTCAGGTATCAGGGGAGTCACAAATAAGGATATCACAGTCGACCTGGCACTGAAAGTGGGCATGGCGCTGGGAAGATCAAAAAAGAGCGCAGTTATCGGCAGGGACCCCAGGGTCGCAGGCGAGATGATAGAGCACGCAGTCATCAGCGGGCTTGCCAGCTCCGGGTGCCGGGTCGTCCGCGTAGGGCTCGTTACAACCCCCACGCTTGCTTACGCTGCAAGGGACTATGACTGTGGGGTAATGATAACCGCATCCCACAACCCTGCAGAGTACGTGGGCATCAAGCTCTGGAACCCAGACGGCATGGCCTTTGATTCAAAACAGCAGGAAGATATCGAGTCCATAGTAGAGGAAGAGGACTTCGTGAAAGTGAGATGGGACCAGGCAGGTGTTATCACATCGTACAGTAATGCCGTCAGGGACCATATGGACATGATCCTGAAGAACGTAGGAAGGGTCTCCATGAAAGTGATACTTGATTGCGGCTGCGGGGCGGGGGGCACGATCACTCCATTCCTCCTGCGGGAAATGGGATGTGAGGTGATCACCCTCAACAGCCAGCTTGACGGGCATTTCCCTGCACGTAATCCTGAACCCAACGAGAAGAACCTGGAATTGCTGAGAAAGGCAGTGGTCGAGTTCGGTGCCCGGCTGGGGATAGCTCACGACGGTGATGCCGACAGGATGATGGCTGTTGACGAAAAGGGAAACTTCGTATCAGGTGACGAACTGCTCGCCATCTTCGGGCACTACGAGTGCAAAGGCGGGACAAAGGTATGCGTACCCGTAGACACATCCCTTATTGTCGATGACGCTCTCGAAGGCTCCGAGATCGTAAGGACAAGGGTCGGGGATGTATACGTTGCCGAAGAGATGAAGAAGCACATCACCGAGTTCGGCGGAGAACCTTCAGGAAGCTGGATATTCCCGAGGATATCCTATTGCCCGGACGGCATCTATGCTGCTGCCAGGCTGGTCGAGATAGTGCAGGAGACAAAGTTGTCACAGCTAAGGGAAGCACTCCCTCAGTACCCGACCCTCAGGGGCACCATTCCCTGTGCTGACTGCGATAAGGAAAAGGTCATGGAGGCCGTTAGGTCAAAACTGCAGCCAATGGGCACTGTATCCGATATTGACGGCATCAGGGTAGAGATGGATAACGGCTGGGTGCTTGTCCGGCCCTCTGGAACTGAGCCAAAGGTCCGCGTCACTGCCCAGGCCAGGGATAACGTGGAGAAGCTGTATGCTCTGGCTGAAGGCATAGTGAAGGAGAGCCTTAAATGA
- a CDS encoding uracil-DNA glycosylase, giving the protein MGKAQGTDISAVVEEMAAAGFGNLEETILQCADCALREGATNPVIMKGSRTPRVLFIGEAPGKTEDMTGIPFSGRAGKKLDEMIGYMGLSAEDYAVINAVKCRPPKNRKPLKSEIELCRPFLLAQIRMLDPEVIILLGNTAEEAFCRNKKLEWGVPKVSGGMNIVKIYHPAAMIYQRSRIEEQKALIDKNRHLWE; this is encoded by the coding sequence ATGGGAAAAGCACAGGGAACTGATATATCAGCAGTTGTTGAGGAAATGGCCGCCGCAGGCTTCGGAAATCTGGAAGAGACTATCCTGCAGTGCGCAGACTGCGCCCTTCGTGAGGGTGCCACGAACCCCGTGATAATGAAAGGCTCCCGCACTCCCAGGGTGCTGTTCATAGGGGAGGCCCCGGGAAAGACCGAGGATATGACAGGCATTCCCTTCAGCGGAAGGGCAGGGAAGAAGCTTGATGAGATGATAGGATACATGGGTCTCTCAGCTGAGGATTACGCAGTCATCAACGCAGTGAAGTGCCGTCCCCCGAAAAACCGCAAACCGCTGAAAAGCGAGATAGAACTTTGCCGCCCCTTCCTGCTGGCCCAGATCCGGATGCTGGACCCGGAGGTGATCATCCTGCTTGGCAACACGGCTGAGGAAGCATTCTGCAGGAATAAGAAGCTTGAATGGGGTGTGCCTAAAGTTTCCGGTGGCATGAACATAGTTAAAATATATCACCCGGCAGCGATGATCTATCAGCGCTCAAGGATCGAAGAGCAAAAAGCGCTCATCGATAAGAACAGGCACCTGTGGGAATGA